A part of Sebastes fasciatus isolate fSebFas1 chromosome 10, fSebFas1.pri, whole genome shotgun sequence genomic DNA contains:
- the mbnl3 gene encoding muscleblind-like protein 3 isoform X3 produces MAVSMTMGRDTKWLTLEVCREFQRGTCSRSDAECKFAHPSRSCHVENGRVIACFDSLKGRCTRENCKYLHPPPHLKTQLEINGRNNLIQQKATAAMLAQQMQFMLPGAQLQPITTFPMTPSLATCPSMAFSPYLSHMGPGMGLMPELLPSTPMLVPGSPTGLAAMGNGTSVQKHLRTDKLEVCREFQRGNCTRGESDCRYAHPLEAGMVDCSENSVIVCMDYIKGRCSRDKCKYFHPPAHLQARIKAAQHQASHNTASAGLALPPGAMQQLPKRTILEKSNGAAAAVFNPSMFHYQQALANMHLQQPAFIPTVRNAPLLWYSQPLDPSELLTPDPVELQCVPMETHFCPVPKLLMAAPVALNSVSLSRNPS; encoded by the exons ATGGCTGTCAGCATGACCATGGGACGGGACACCAAATGGCTGACCCTGGAAGTGTGTCGTGAGTTTCAGAGAGGCACCTGCTCGCGGTCGGATGCCGAGTGCAAGTTTGCACACCCCTCCCGGAGCTGCCATGTGGAGAACGGCCGAGTCATCGCCTGCTTTGACTCACTCAAG ggGCGCTGCACCCGTGAGAACTGTAAATACCTGCACCCACCGCCGCACCTGAAAACCCAGCTGGAGATTAACGGGAGGAACAACCTGATCCAGCAGAAGGCCACGGCGGCCATGTTGGCTCAACAGATGCAGTTCATGCTGCCCGGAGCACAGCTGCAGCCCATA ACAACATTCCCAATGACGCCCTCCCTGGCAACATGCCCCAGTATGGCGTTCAGTCCGTATCTGAGCCACATGGGCCCAGGCATGGGCTTGATGCCTGAGCTGCTGCCCAGTACTCCCATGCTGGTCCCTGGGAGTCCCACCGGCCTGGCAGCCATGGGCAACGGCACCTCCGTACAAAAACATTTGCGCACAGACAAGCTGGAG GTCTGTCGAGAGTTCCAGCGCGGTAACTGCACGCGGGGCGAGAGCGACTGCCGCTACGCTCACCCTCTGGAGGCCGGCATGGTGGACTGCAGCGAAAACTCCGTCATCGTCTGCATGGACTACATTAAAGGCCGCTGCAGCCGAGACAAGTGCAAGTACTTCCATCCGCCGGCTCACCTGCAGGCCAGGATCAAGGCTGCACAGCACCAAGCCAGTCACAACACAGCGTCCGCCGGCTTG GCTCTGCCTCCAGGTGCCATGCAACAGCTACCAAAGAGGACGATCTTAGAGAAGAGCAACGGAGCTGCTGCCGCCGTCTTCAACCCCAGCATGTTCCACTACCAGCAGGCCTTGGCTAACATGCATCTCCAGCAGCCAGCCTTCATCCCCACTG TTaggaacgcccccctcttgtggtattcacaacctc taGACCCCTCCGAGCTTCTGACTCCGGATCCGGTGGAGCTCCAGTGCGTTCCCATGGAAACCCATTTCTGTCCCGTCCCCAAACTGCTGATGGCGGCTCCAGTGGCGCTAAACTCAGTAAGCCTTTCCCGAAACCCCAGTTAA
- the mbnl3 gene encoding muscleblind-like protein 3 isoform X6, with amino-acid sequence MAVSMTMGRDTKWLTLEVCREFQRGTCSRSDAECKFAHPSRSCHVENGRVIACFDSLKGRCTRENCKYLHPPPHLKTQLEINGRNNLIQQKATAAMLAQQMQFMLPGAQLQPITTFPMTPSLATCPSMAFSPYLSHMGPGMGLMPELLPSTPMLVPGSPTGLAAMGNGTSVQKHLRTDKLEVCREFQRGNCTRGESDCRYAHPLEAGMVDCSENSVIVCMDYIKGRCSRDKCKYFHPPAHLQARIKAAQHQASHNTASAGLALPPGAMQQLPKRTILEKSNGAAAAVFNPSMFHYQQALANMHLQQPAFIPTDPSELLTPDPVELQCVPMETHFCPVPKLLMAAPVALNSVSLSRNPS; translated from the exons ATGGCTGTCAGCATGACCATGGGACGGGACACCAAATGGCTGACCCTGGAAGTGTGTCGTGAGTTTCAGAGAGGCACCTGCTCGCGGTCGGATGCCGAGTGCAAGTTTGCACACCCCTCCCGGAGCTGCCATGTGGAGAACGGCCGAGTCATCGCCTGCTTTGACTCACTCAAG ggGCGCTGCACCCGTGAGAACTGTAAATACCTGCACCCACCGCCGCACCTGAAAACCCAGCTGGAGATTAACGGGAGGAACAACCTGATCCAGCAGAAGGCCACGGCGGCCATGTTGGCTCAACAGATGCAGTTCATGCTGCCCGGAGCACAGCTGCAGCCCATA ACAACATTCCCAATGACGCCCTCCCTGGCAACATGCCCCAGTATGGCGTTCAGTCCGTATCTGAGCCACATGGGCCCAGGCATGGGCTTGATGCCTGAGCTGCTGCCCAGTACTCCCATGCTGGTCCCTGGGAGTCCCACCGGCCTGGCAGCCATGGGCAACGGCACCTCCGTACAAAAACATTTGCGCACAGACAAGCTGGAG GTCTGTCGAGAGTTCCAGCGCGGTAACTGCACGCGGGGCGAGAGCGACTGCCGCTACGCTCACCCTCTGGAGGCCGGCATGGTGGACTGCAGCGAAAACTCCGTCATCGTCTGCATGGACTACATTAAAGGCCGCTGCAGCCGAGACAAGTGCAAGTACTTCCATCCGCCGGCTCACCTGCAGGCCAGGATCAAGGCTGCACAGCACCAAGCCAGTCACAACACAGCGTCCGCCGGCTTG GCTCTGCCTCCAGGTGCCATGCAACAGCTACCAAAGAGGACGATCTTAGAGAAGAGCAACGGAGCTGCTGCCGCCGTCTTCAACCCCAGCATGTTCCACTACCAGCAGGCCTTGGCTAACATGCATCTCCAGCAGCCAGCCTTCATCCCCACTG ACCCCTCCGAGCTTCTGACTCCGGATCCGGTGGAGCTCCAGTGCGTTCCCATGGAAACCCATTTCTGTCCCGTCCCCAAACTGCTGATGGCGGCTCCAGTGGCGCTAAACTCAGTAAGCCTTTCCCGAAACCCCAGTTAA
- the mbnl3 gene encoding muscleblind-like protein 3 isoform X5, whose product MAVSMTMGRDTKWLTLEVCREFQRGTCSRSDAECKFAHPSRSCHVENGRVIACFDSLKGRCTRENCKYLHPPPHLKTQLEINGRNNLIQQKATAAMLAQQMQFMLPGAQLQPITTFPMTPSLATCPSMAFSPYLSHMGPGMGLMPELLPSTPMLVPGSPTGLAAMGNGTSVQKHLRTDKLEVCREFQRGNCTRGESDCRYAHPLEAGMVDCSENSVIVCMDYIKGRCSRDKCKYFHPPAHLQARIKAAQHQASHNTASAGLALPPGAMQQLPKRTILEKSNGAAAAVFNPSMFHYQQALANMHLQQPAFIPTVDPSELLTPDPVELQCVPMETHFCPVPKLLMAAPVALNSVSLSRNPS is encoded by the exons ATGGCTGTCAGCATGACCATGGGACGGGACACCAAATGGCTGACCCTGGAAGTGTGTCGTGAGTTTCAGAGAGGCACCTGCTCGCGGTCGGATGCCGAGTGCAAGTTTGCACACCCCTCCCGGAGCTGCCATGTGGAGAACGGCCGAGTCATCGCCTGCTTTGACTCACTCAAG ggGCGCTGCACCCGTGAGAACTGTAAATACCTGCACCCACCGCCGCACCTGAAAACCCAGCTGGAGATTAACGGGAGGAACAACCTGATCCAGCAGAAGGCCACGGCGGCCATGTTGGCTCAACAGATGCAGTTCATGCTGCCCGGAGCACAGCTGCAGCCCATA ACAACATTCCCAATGACGCCCTCCCTGGCAACATGCCCCAGTATGGCGTTCAGTCCGTATCTGAGCCACATGGGCCCAGGCATGGGCTTGATGCCTGAGCTGCTGCCCAGTACTCCCATGCTGGTCCCTGGGAGTCCCACCGGCCTGGCAGCCATGGGCAACGGCACCTCCGTACAAAAACATTTGCGCACAGACAAGCTGGAG GTCTGTCGAGAGTTCCAGCGCGGTAACTGCACGCGGGGCGAGAGCGACTGCCGCTACGCTCACCCTCTGGAGGCCGGCATGGTGGACTGCAGCGAAAACTCCGTCATCGTCTGCATGGACTACATTAAAGGCCGCTGCAGCCGAGACAAGTGCAAGTACTTCCATCCGCCGGCTCACCTGCAGGCCAGGATCAAGGCTGCACAGCACCAAGCCAGTCACAACACAGCGTCCGCCGGCTTG GCTCTGCCTCCAGGTGCCATGCAACAGCTACCAAAGAGGACGATCTTAGAGAAGAGCAACGGAGCTGCTGCCGCCGTCTTCAACCCCAGCATGTTCCACTACCAGCAGGCCTTGGCTAACATGCATCTCCAGCAGCCAGCCTTCATCCCCACTG taGACCCCTCCGAGCTTCTGACTCCGGATCCGGTGGAGCTCCAGTGCGTTCCCATGGAAACCCATTTCTGTCCCGTCCCCAAACTGCTGATGGCGGCTCCAGTGGCGCTAAACTCAGTAAGCCTTTCCCGAAACCCCAGTTAA
- the mbnl3 gene encoding muscleblind-like protein 3 isoform X4, whose translation MAVSMTMGRDTKWLTLEVCREFQRGTCSRSDAECKFAHPSRSCHVENGRVIACFDSLKGRCTRENCKYLHPPPHLKTQLEINGRNNLIQQKATAAMLAQQMQFMLPGAQLQPITTFPMTPSLATCPSMAFSPYLSHMGPGMGLMPELLPSTPMLVPGSPTGLAAMGNGTSVQKHLRTDKLEVCREFQRGNCTRGESDCRYAHPLEAGMVDCSENSVIVCMDYIKGRCSRDKCKYFHPPAHLQARIKAAQHQASHNTASAGLALPPGAMQQLPKRTILEKSNGAAAAVFNPSMFHYQQALANMHLQQPAFIPTVRNAPLLWYSQPLPMMHGAATSTVSSASTPVTNVPFAESAASNQTPPSF comes from the exons ATGGCTGTCAGCATGACCATGGGACGGGACACCAAATGGCTGACCCTGGAAGTGTGTCGTGAGTTTCAGAGAGGCACCTGCTCGCGGTCGGATGCCGAGTGCAAGTTTGCACACCCCTCCCGGAGCTGCCATGTGGAGAACGGCCGAGTCATCGCCTGCTTTGACTCACTCAAG ggGCGCTGCACCCGTGAGAACTGTAAATACCTGCACCCACCGCCGCACCTGAAAACCCAGCTGGAGATTAACGGGAGGAACAACCTGATCCAGCAGAAGGCCACGGCGGCCATGTTGGCTCAACAGATGCAGTTCATGCTGCCCGGAGCACAGCTGCAGCCCATA ACAACATTCCCAATGACGCCCTCCCTGGCAACATGCCCCAGTATGGCGTTCAGTCCGTATCTGAGCCACATGGGCCCAGGCATGGGCTTGATGCCTGAGCTGCTGCCCAGTACTCCCATGCTGGTCCCTGGGAGTCCCACCGGCCTGGCAGCCATGGGCAACGGCACCTCCGTACAAAAACATTTGCGCACAGACAAGCTGGAG GTCTGTCGAGAGTTCCAGCGCGGTAACTGCACGCGGGGCGAGAGCGACTGCCGCTACGCTCACCCTCTGGAGGCCGGCATGGTGGACTGCAGCGAAAACTCCGTCATCGTCTGCATGGACTACATTAAAGGCCGCTGCAGCCGAGACAAGTGCAAGTACTTCCATCCGCCGGCTCACCTGCAGGCCAGGATCAAGGCTGCACAGCACCAAGCCAGTCACAACACAGCGTCCGCCGGCTTG GCTCTGCCTCCAGGTGCCATGCAACAGCTACCAAAGAGGACGATCTTAGAGAAGAGCAACGGAGCTGCTGCCGCCGTCTTCAACCCCAGCATGTTCCACTACCAGCAGGCCTTGGCTAACATGCATCTCCAGCAGCCAGCCTTCATCCCCACTG TTaggaacgcccccctcttgtggtattcacaacctc TTCCCATGATGCACGGTGCCGCCACCTCCACTGTTTCGTCGGCTTCGACCCCAGTCACCAATGTTCCTTTCGCTGAATCCGCCGCCTCGAATCAG ACCCCTCCGAGCTTCTGA
- the mbnl3 gene encoding muscleblind-like protein 3 isoform X1 produces MAVSMTMGRDTKWLTLEVCREFQRGTCSRSDAECKFAHPSRSCHVENGRVIACFDSLKGRCTRENCKYLHPPPHLKTQLEINGRNNLIQQKATAAMLAQQMQFMLPGAQLQPITTFPMTPSLATCPSMAFSPYLSHMGPGMGLMPELLPSTPMLVPGSPTGLAAMGNGTSVQKHLRTDKLEVCREFQRGNCTRGESDCRYAHPLEAGMVDCSENSVIVCMDYIKGRCSRDKCKYFHPPAHLQARIKAAQHQASHNTASAGLALPPGAMQQLPKRTILEKSNGAAAAVFNPSMFHYQQALANMHLQQPAFIPTVRNAPLLWYSQPRKWKVSESLRVLTCLLTLSEMAEPMEVHFSVHIPMMHGAATSTVSSASTPVTNVPFAESAASNQTPPSF; encoded by the exons ATGGCTGTCAGCATGACCATGGGACGGGACACCAAATGGCTGACCCTGGAAGTGTGTCGTGAGTTTCAGAGAGGCACCTGCTCGCGGTCGGATGCCGAGTGCAAGTTTGCACACCCCTCCCGGAGCTGCCATGTGGAGAACGGCCGAGTCATCGCCTGCTTTGACTCACTCAAG ggGCGCTGCACCCGTGAGAACTGTAAATACCTGCACCCACCGCCGCACCTGAAAACCCAGCTGGAGATTAACGGGAGGAACAACCTGATCCAGCAGAAGGCCACGGCGGCCATGTTGGCTCAACAGATGCAGTTCATGCTGCCCGGAGCACAGCTGCAGCCCATA ACAACATTCCCAATGACGCCCTCCCTGGCAACATGCCCCAGTATGGCGTTCAGTCCGTATCTGAGCCACATGGGCCCAGGCATGGGCTTGATGCCTGAGCTGCTGCCCAGTACTCCCATGCTGGTCCCTGGGAGTCCCACCGGCCTGGCAGCCATGGGCAACGGCACCTCCGTACAAAAACATTTGCGCACAGACAAGCTGGAG GTCTGTCGAGAGTTCCAGCGCGGTAACTGCACGCGGGGCGAGAGCGACTGCCGCTACGCTCACCCTCTGGAGGCCGGCATGGTGGACTGCAGCGAAAACTCCGTCATCGTCTGCATGGACTACATTAAAGGCCGCTGCAGCCGAGACAAGTGCAAGTACTTCCATCCGCCGGCTCACCTGCAGGCCAGGATCAAGGCTGCACAGCACCAAGCCAGTCACAACACAGCGTCCGCCGGCTTG GCTCTGCCTCCAGGTGCCATGCAACAGCTACCAAAGAGGACGATCTTAGAGAAGAGCAACGGAGCTGCTGCCGCCGTCTTCAACCCCAGCATGTTCCACTACCAGCAGGCCTTGGCTAACATGCATCTCCAGCAGCCAGCCTTCATCCCCACTG TTaggaacgcccccctcttgtggtattcacaacctcgtaagtggaaagtttctgaaagtttACGAGTtttgacgtgtttgttgacgttgtcagaaatggcggagcccatggaagttcatttttcggtgcata TTCCCATGATGCACGGTGCCGCCACCTCCACTGTTTCGTCGGCTTCGACCCCAGTCACCAATGTTCCTTTCGCTGAATCCGCCGCCTCGAATCAG ACCCCTCCGAGCTTCTGA
- the mbnl3 gene encoding muscleblind-like protein 3 isoform X8, with the protein MAVSMTMGRDTKWLTLEVCREFQRGTCSRSDAECKFAHPSRSCHVENGRVIACFDSLKGRCTRENCKYLHPPPHLKTQLEINGRNNLIQQKATAAMLAQQMQFMLPGAQLQPITTFPMTPSLATCPSMAFSPYLSHMGPGMGLMPELLPSTPMLVPGSPTGLAAMGNGTSVQKHLRTDKLEVCREFQRGNCTRGESDCRYAHPLEAGMVDCSENSVIVCMDYIKGRCSRDKCKYFHPPAHLQARIKAAQHQASHNTASAGLALPPGAMQQLPKRTILEKSNGAAAAVFNPSMFHYQQALANMHLQQPAFIPTVPMMHGAATSTVSSASTPVTNVPFAESAASNQTPPSF; encoded by the exons ATGGCTGTCAGCATGACCATGGGACGGGACACCAAATGGCTGACCCTGGAAGTGTGTCGTGAGTTTCAGAGAGGCACCTGCTCGCGGTCGGATGCCGAGTGCAAGTTTGCACACCCCTCCCGGAGCTGCCATGTGGAGAACGGCCGAGTCATCGCCTGCTTTGACTCACTCAAG ggGCGCTGCACCCGTGAGAACTGTAAATACCTGCACCCACCGCCGCACCTGAAAACCCAGCTGGAGATTAACGGGAGGAACAACCTGATCCAGCAGAAGGCCACGGCGGCCATGTTGGCTCAACAGATGCAGTTCATGCTGCCCGGAGCACAGCTGCAGCCCATA ACAACATTCCCAATGACGCCCTCCCTGGCAACATGCCCCAGTATGGCGTTCAGTCCGTATCTGAGCCACATGGGCCCAGGCATGGGCTTGATGCCTGAGCTGCTGCCCAGTACTCCCATGCTGGTCCCTGGGAGTCCCACCGGCCTGGCAGCCATGGGCAACGGCACCTCCGTACAAAAACATTTGCGCACAGACAAGCTGGAG GTCTGTCGAGAGTTCCAGCGCGGTAACTGCACGCGGGGCGAGAGCGACTGCCGCTACGCTCACCCTCTGGAGGCCGGCATGGTGGACTGCAGCGAAAACTCCGTCATCGTCTGCATGGACTACATTAAAGGCCGCTGCAGCCGAGACAAGTGCAAGTACTTCCATCCGCCGGCTCACCTGCAGGCCAGGATCAAGGCTGCACAGCACCAAGCCAGTCACAACACAGCGTCCGCCGGCTTG GCTCTGCCTCCAGGTGCCATGCAACAGCTACCAAAGAGGACGATCTTAGAGAAGAGCAACGGAGCTGCTGCCGCCGTCTTCAACCCCAGCATGTTCCACTACCAGCAGGCCTTGGCTAACATGCATCTCCAGCAGCCAGCCTTCATCCCCACTG TTCCCATGATGCACGGTGCCGCCACCTCCACTGTTTCGTCGGCTTCGACCCCAGTCACCAATGTTCCTTTCGCTGAATCCGCCGCCTCGAATCAG ACCCCTCCGAGCTTCTGA
- the mbnl3 gene encoding muscleblind-like protein 3 isoform X9, with the protein MAVSMTMGRDTKWLTLEVCREFQRGTCSRSDAECKFAHPSRSCHVENGRVIACFDSLKGRCTRENCKYLHPPPHLKTQLEINGRNNLIQQKATAAMLAQQMQFMLPGAQLQPITTFPMTPSLATCPSMAFSPYLSHMGPGMGLMPELLPSTPMLVPGSPTGLAAMGNGTSVQKHLRTDKLEVCREFQRGNCTRGESDCRYAHPLEAGMVDCSENSVIVCMDYIKGRCSRDKCKYFHPPAHLQARIKAAQHQASHNTASAGLALPPGAMQQLPKRTILEKSNGAAAAVFNPSMFHYQQALANMHLQQPAFIPTVPMMHGAATSTVSSASTPVTNVPFAESAASNQ; encoded by the exons ATGGCTGTCAGCATGACCATGGGACGGGACACCAAATGGCTGACCCTGGAAGTGTGTCGTGAGTTTCAGAGAGGCACCTGCTCGCGGTCGGATGCCGAGTGCAAGTTTGCACACCCCTCCCGGAGCTGCCATGTGGAGAACGGCCGAGTCATCGCCTGCTTTGACTCACTCAAG ggGCGCTGCACCCGTGAGAACTGTAAATACCTGCACCCACCGCCGCACCTGAAAACCCAGCTGGAGATTAACGGGAGGAACAACCTGATCCAGCAGAAGGCCACGGCGGCCATGTTGGCTCAACAGATGCAGTTCATGCTGCCCGGAGCACAGCTGCAGCCCATA ACAACATTCCCAATGACGCCCTCCCTGGCAACATGCCCCAGTATGGCGTTCAGTCCGTATCTGAGCCACATGGGCCCAGGCATGGGCTTGATGCCTGAGCTGCTGCCCAGTACTCCCATGCTGGTCCCTGGGAGTCCCACCGGCCTGGCAGCCATGGGCAACGGCACCTCCGTACAAAAACATTTGCGCACAGACAAGCTGGAG GTCTGTCGAGAGTTCCAGCGCGGTAACTGCACGCGGGGCGAGAGCGACTGCCGCTACGCTCACCCTCTGGAGGCCGGCATGGTGGACTGCAGCGAAAACTCCGTCATCGTCTGCATGGACTACATTAAAGGCCGCTGCAGCCGAGACAAGTGCAAGTACTTCCATCCGCCGGCTCACCTGCAGGCCAGGATCAAGGCTGCACAGCACCAAGCCAGTCACAACACAGCGTCCGCCGGCTTG GCTCTGCCTCCAGGTGCCATGCAACAGCTACCAAAGAGGACGATCTTAGAGAAGAGCAACGGAGCTGCTGCCGCCGTCTTCAACCCCAGCATGTTCCACTACCAGCAGGCCTTGGCTAACATGCATCTCCAGCAGCCAGCCTTCATCCCCACTG TTCCCATGATGCACGGTGCCGCCACCTCCACTGTTTCGTCGGCTTCGACCCCAGTCACCAATGTTCCTTTCGCTGAATCCGCCGCCTCGAATCAG taG
- the mbnl3 gene encoding muscleblind-like protein 3 isoform X2, which produces MAVSMTMGRDTKWLTLEVCREFQRGTCSRSDAECKFAHPSRSCHVENGRVIACFDSLKGRCTRENCKYLHPPPHLKTQLEINGRNNLIQQKATAAMLAQQMQFMLPGAQLQPITTFPMTPSLATCPSMAFSPYLSHMGPGMGLMPELLPSTPMLVPGSPTGLAAMGNGTSVQKHLRTDKLEVCREFQRGNCTRGESDCRYAHPLEAGMVDCSENSVIVCMDYIKGRCSRDKCKYFHPPAHLQARIKAAQHQASHNTASAGLALPPGAMQQLPKRTILEKSNGAAAAVFNPSMFHYQQALANMHLQQPAFIPTVRNAPLLWYSQPRKWKVSESLRVLTCLLTLSEMAEPMEVHFSVHIPMMHGAATSTVSSASTPVTNVPFAESAASNQ; this is translated from the exons ATGGCTGTCAGCATGACCATGGGACGGGACACCAAATGGCTGACCCTGGAAGTGTGTCGTGAGTTTCAGAGAGGCACCTGCTCGCGGTCGGATGCCGAGTGCAAGTTTGCACACCCCTCCCGGAGCTGCCATGTGGAGAACGGCCGAGTCATCGCCTGCTTTGACTCACTCAAG ggGCGCTGCACCCGTGAGAACTGTAAATACCTGCACCCACCGCCGCACCTGAAAACCCAGCTGGAGATTAACGGGAGGAACAACCTGATCCAGCAGAAGGCCACGGCGGCCATGTTGGCTCAACAGATGCAGTTCATGCTGCCCGGAGCACAGCTGCAGCCCATA ACAACATTCCCAATGACGCCCTCCCTGGCAACATGCCCCAGTATGGCGTTCAGTCCGTATCTGAGCCACATGGGCCCAGGCATGGGCTTGATGCCTGAGCTGCTGCCCAGTACTCCCATGCTGGTCCCTGGGAGTCCCACCGGCCTGGCAGCCATGGGCAACGGCACCTCCGTACAAAAACATTTGCGCACAGACAAGCTGGAG GTCTGTCGAGAGTTCCAGCGCGGTAACTGCACGCGGGGCGAGAGCGACTGCCGCTACGCTCACCCTCTGGAGGCCGGCATGGTGGACTGCAGCGAAAACTCCGTCATCGTCTGCATGGACTACATTAAAGGCCGCTGCAGCCGAGACAAGTGCAAGTACTTCCATCCGCCGGCTCACCTGCAGGCCAGGATCAAGGCTGCACAGCACCAAGCCAGTCACAACACAGCGTCCGCCGGCTTG GCTCTGCCTCCAGGTGCCATGCAACAGCTACCAAAGAGGACGATCTTAGAGAAGAGCAACGGAGCTGCTGCCGCCGTCTTCAACCCCAGCATGTTCCACTACCAGCAGGCCTTGGCTAACATGCATCTCCAGCAGCCAGCCTTCATCCCCACTG TTaggaacgcccccctcttgtggtattcacaacctcgtaagtggaaagtttctgaaagtttACGAGTtttgacgtgtttgttgacgttgtcagaaatggcggagcccatggaagttcatttttcggtgcata TTCCCATGATGCACGGTGCCGCCACCTCCACTGTTTCGTCGGCTTCGACCCCAGTCACCAATGTTCCTTTCGCTGAATCCGCCGCCTCGAATCAG taG
- the mbnl3 gene encoding muscleblind-like protein 3 isoform X7, translated as MAVSMTMGRDTKWLTLEVCREFQRGTCSRSDAECKFAHPSRSCHVENGRVIACFDSLKGRCTRENCKYLHPPPHLKTQLEINGRNNLIQQKATAAMLAQQMQFMLPGAQLQPITTFPMTPSLATCPSMAFSPYLSHMGPGMGLMPELLPSTPMLVPGSPTGLAAMGNGTSVQKHLRTDKLEVCREFQRGNCTRGESDCRYAHPLEAGMVDCSENSVIVCMDYIKGRCSRDKCKYFHPPAHLQARIKAAQHQASHNTASAGLALPPGAMQQLPKRTILEKSNGAAAAVFNPSMFHYQQALANMHLQQPAFIPTVRNAPLLWYSQPLPMMHGAATSTVSSASTPVTNVPFAESAASNQ; from the exons ATGGCTGTCAGCATGACCATGGGACGGGACACCAAATGGCTGACCCTGGAAGTGTGTCGTGAGTTTCAGAGAGGCACCTGCTCGCGGTCGGATGCCGAGTGCAAGTTTGCACACCCCTCCCGGAGCTGCCATGTGGAGAACGGCCGAGTCATCGCCTGCTTTGACTCACTCAAG ggGCGCTGCACCCGTGAGAACTGTAAATACCTGCACCCACCGCCGCACCTGAAAACCCAGCTGGAGATTAACGGGAGGAACAACCTGATCCAGCAGAAGGCCACGGCGGCCATGTTGGCTCAACAGATGCAGTTCATGCTGCCCGGAGCACAGCTGCAGCCCATA ACAACATTCCCAATGACGCCCTCCCTGGCAACATGCCCCAGTATGGCGTTCAGTCCGTATCTGAGCCACATGGGCCCAGGCATGGGCTTGATGCCTGAGCTGCTGCCCAGTACTCCCATGCTGGTCCCTGGGAGTCCCACCGGCCTGGCAGCCATGGGCAACGGCACCTCCGTACAAAAACATTTGCGCACAGACAAGCTGGAG GTCTGTCGAGAGTTCCAGCGCGGTAACTGCACGCGGGGCGAGAGCGACTGCCGCTACGCTCACCCTCTGGAGGCCGGCATGGTGGACTGCAGCGAAAACTCCGTCATCGTCTGCATGGACTACATTAAAGGCCGCTGCAGCCGAGACAAGTGCAAGTACTTCCATCCGCCGGCTCACCTGCAGGCCAGGATCAAGGCTGCACAGCACCAAGCCAGTCACAACACAGCGTCCGCCGGCTTG GCTCTGCCTCCAGGTGCCATGCAACAGCTACCAAAGAGGACGATCTTAGAGAAGAGCAACGGAGCTGCTGCCGCCGTCTTCAACCCCAGCATGTTCCACTACCAGCAGGCCTTGGCTAACATGCATCTCCAGCAGCCAGCCTTCATCCCCACTG TTaggaacgcccccctcttgtggtattcacaacctc TTCCCATGATGCACGGTGCCGCCACCTCCACTGTTTCGTCGGCTTCGACCCCAGTCACCAATGTTCCTTTCGCTGAATCCGCCGCCTCGAATCAG taG